A single genomic interval of Leptospira semungkisensis harbors:
- a CDS encoding LCP family protein, translated as MGPSKPTRPFQLFPLWIASGVLLIVLVFFLFRNIRRTGLDEKVSSGKPIHILVHAVGNDDTYEFGVLATLFPSQERAGLFFLHPITTFEDPEDSLEQIKSKATSAVKDAVQDILGAKPHYTVKINASSFARIVDLLGGVNLYTDNRTNRNSPSYVRSPGIYSYSGEDAYDYISFMDKKETLDYLDRISRQESAVLSLYETLYENKDLLNSFWSEFVFNLLDSDFTKEDFYTLLKYLTSHRLTFGITELPGEPALDPKTRRLYLKADLARSSIALRKFHKDVSSEIFADGEFARTEVLNGTEVAGLAKDVRSILADKRIKVLSVDNAWTKDIEKTIILDRSGNTAVSDKIASILEKTKVYHVLRKDLGLDATVLLGSDIEPKK; from the coding sequence TTGGGTCCTTCTAAACCGACTAGACCGTTTCAACTTTTTCCCCTTTGGATCGCATCAGGCGTTCTATTAATTGTCTTAGTTTTCTTTCTATTTCGCAATATCAGAAGGACTGGCCTGGATGAAAAGGTCAGCTCCGGCAAACCGATCCATATATTAGTTCATGCAGTTGGGAATGATGATACCTATGAGTTCGGAGTTCTCGCGACCTTGTTCCCTTCTCAAGAGAGAGCGGGTCTGTTCTTTTTGCATCCGATCACTACTTTTGAGGATCCGGAGGATAGCCTAGAGCAAATCAAGTCCAAGGCGACTTCTGCAGTAAAGGATGCAGTCCAAGATATTTTAGGGGCCAAACCTCATTATACGGTAAAGATAAACGCTTCTTCCTTCGCCCGTATCGTCGATCTGTTGGGCGGAGTAAATCTTTATACGGATAACCGGACCAATCGTAATTCTCCTTCGTATGTGCGTTCTCCAGGAATCTATTCTTATTCTGGGGAAGATGCCTATGATTATATTTCCTTTATGGACAAGAAGGAAACCTTAGACTATTTAGATCGGATCAGCAGACAAGAAAGCGCTGTACTTTCTCTCTATGAAACCTTGTATGAAAACAAGGATCTTTTGAATTCATTCTGGTCCGAGTTTGTTTTCAATCTACTCGATTCCGATTTTACCAAAGAGGATTTTTATACACTTCTTAAGTATCTGACTTCTCACAGACTAACTTTCGGAATTACGGAACTTCCTGGCGAGCCTGCATTGGATCCTAAAACAAGACGCTTGTATTTAAAGGCAGATCTTGCGAGATCTTCTATTGCATTACGAAAATTTCATAAAGATGTATCTTCTGAGATTTTTGCGGACGGAGAATTTGCGAGGACAGAAGTGTTGAATGGAACTGAAGTTGCCGGACTCGCAAAAGACGTCAGAAGCATACTTGCAGACAAGAGAATCAAGGTACTCTCCGTTGATAACGCTTGGACCAAGGATATCGAAAAGACAATCATCCTGGACCGTTCCGGCAATACTGCAGTCTCCGACAAGATTGCTTCCATTCTTGAGAAAACCAAAGTCTATCACGTATTGAGAAAGGATTTAGGCTTAGACGCAACAGTGCTTTTAGGCTCTGATATAGAACCAAAAAAATAA
- the rsfS gene encoding ribosome silencing factor, whose product MTPAPKHPPQATLEILKTVHKIMTDKKCEEITILNLEAVHSYLSFFLICTVNSAVQANAVAREIKKALKGFKLPHKETDKTGTSTSSGWTLLDYGEFIIHIMTPEKREYYNLDRLWRDAERIELD is encoded by the coding sequence ATGACCCCTGCTCCAAAACATCCACCACAAGCTACATTAGAGATATTGAAAACCGTTCATAAGATCATGACGGATAAGAAATGCGAAGAGATCACCATACTGAACCTGGAAGCGGTTCATTCTTACTTAAGCTTTTTCTTAATTTGCACTGTAAACTCTGCAGTGCAGGCAAACGCAGTCGCAAGAGAGATCAAGAAGGCATTAAAAGGTTTTAAACTCCCTCACAAGGAAACGGATAAAACCGGAACCTCTACTTCTTCCGGTTGGACCTTGCTCGATTACGGAGAGTTCATCATCCATATCATGACTCCGGAAAAGAGAGAATACTACAATCTAGATCGTCTCTGGAGAGATGCTGAAAGAATAGAACTGGATTAG
- a CDS encoding thioredoxin domain-containing protein, whose protein sequence is MKTPDKKLNRLASEKSPYLLQHASNPVDWFPWSEEAFSKAKSENKMIFLSIGYATCHWCHVMERESFEDETTAQVLNQDYVSIKVDREERPDVDRIYMDALHAMGQQGGWPLNMFLTPEGKPITGGTYFPPEAKYGRKSFKEVLGILSGLWKEKKGELVEASEELAKYLRESGETKASERSEEMHFPSSSCFENGYLLYDRFYDHEYAGFKSNSVNKFPPSMGLLFLLRYYKSTGEPKALEMVEETLTAMKKGGIYDQIGGGLCRYSTDHHWLVPHFEKMLYDNSLFLEALVECFQATGEEKYKEAAYDVIEYIRRDMRLPGGGIASAEDADSEGEEGLFYLWDKHEFREVCGADSSLLEQFWNITEEGNFEEKNILHETFRMNFSRLHGLEPSELEEIIIRNRKKLLEKRSERIRPLRDDKVLFSWNCLYIKALSKAALAFGDGDLLRDAEETYKFLEGNLIREDGRLLRRFREGEARFLAYSTDYAEFVLASISLFQSGKGFHYLKNAIRYLEEAIRLFISPSGAFFDSGSDSEVLLRRTVDGYDGVEPSSNSSFATAFVILGKLGIDSERYFKYADSIFAYFKSELESYPMNYPYMLSAYWLRKSPGRELVVTYSSQQDLLPIWKGVGSVFLPETVLAWVTDKEAQENGDQFLLLKNRTSGGSVKAYLCQGFECDLPVSDWAQLREKLV, encoded by the coding sequence ATGAAAACTCCCGACAAGAAATTGAACCGACTTGCGTCTGAAAAAAGTCCGTATTTACTCCAACATGCATCGAACCCGGTCGACTGGTTTCCATGGTCTGAGGAAGCATTCTCCAAGGCTAAATCGGAGAATAAAATGATCTTTCTATCCATAGGTTATGCCACTTGCCATTGGTGCCATGTGATGGAGAGAGAATCGTTTGAGGACGAAACAACGGCGCAGGTCTTAAATCAAGATTACGTTTCGATTAAGGTGGATCGGGAAGAAAGACCGGACGTGGATCGCATCTATATGGACGCGTTGCACGCCATGGGACAGCAAGGCGGATGGCCCTTGAATATGTTCCTTACCCCGGAGGGAAAGCCTATTACCGGAGGCACGTATTTTCCACCGGAAGCGAAATACGGAAGAAAGAGCTTTAAAGAAGTATTGGGGATATTGAGCGGTCTTTGGAAAGAGAAGAAGGGAGAGTTAGTCGAGGCTTCCGAAGAATTGGCCAAATATCTAAGAGAATCGGGAGAAACCAAAGCTTCAGAAAGATCAGAAGAGATGCATTTTCCTTCTTCTTCCTGTTTCGAGAACGGATATCTATTATACGATCGTTTTTATGATCATGAATACGCAGGCTTTAAATCCAATTCGGTAAATAAATTTCCCCCTAGCATGGGGCTTCTATTTCTATTAAGATATTATAAATCAACTGGGGAGCCAAAGGCTCTCGAAATGGTAGAAGAGACTCTGACCGCGATGAAGAAGGGAGGGATTTACGACCAAATAGGAGGGGGTCTTTGCAGATACTCTACGGATCATCATTGGTTGGTTCCACATTTCGAGAAGATGCTCTACGACAACTCCTTATTCTTAGAGGCCTTGGTAGAATGCTTTCAAGCCACTGGAGAAGAGAAGTATAAGGAAGCCGCTTACGATGTGATCGAATACATACGCAGGGATATGAGACTTCCGGGAGGAGGGATTGCGAGTGCCGAAGACGCCGACTCAGAAGGAGAAGAGGGACTCTTTTATCTTTGGGATAAGCATGAGTTCAGAGAAGTTTGTGGTGCTGATTCTTCTCTCTTAGAGCAATTCTGGAATATAACGGAAGAAGGCAATTTCGAAGAAAAGAATATTCTCCATGAAACCTTCCGCATGAATTTCTCCAGACTTCATGGTTTGGAACCGAGCGAGTTAGAAGAGATCATTATCCGAAATCGCAAAAAACTTTTAGAAAAGAGATCGGAAAGGATCCGTCCTCTTAGAGACGATAAGGTATTATTCTCTTGGAATTGTTTGTACATAAAGGCGCTTTCTAAGGCTGCATTGGCTTTCGGTGACGGAGATCTTTTACGCGATGCGGAGGAAACATACAAATTCTTAGAAGGGAATCTGATCAGAGAAGATGGACGTTTGCTCAGAAGATTTAGAGAAGGGGAGGCTCGCTTTCTTGCGTATAGCACTGATTATGCGGAGTTTGTACTTGCTTCTATTTCCCTTTTCCAATCGGGTAAGGGATTTCATTATCTGAAGAACGCAATCAGATATTTAGAAGAAGCGATCCGATTGTTCATCTCTCCTTCGGGAGCATTCTTCGATTCAGGTTCCGACTCAGAGGTATTGCTTAGAAGGACAGTGGACGGATATGACGGAGTGGAACCTTCTTCCAATAGTTCTTTTGCAACTGCATTTGTGATCTTGGGCAAACTAGGAATAGATTCGGAGAGATATTTTAAATACGCGGATTCTATATTCGCTTATTTTAAATCGGAATTGGAATCTTATCCAATGAATTATCCATACATGCTTTCGGCATACTGGCTCAGAAAATCTCCAGGAAGAGAATTGGTCGTAACGTATTCTAGTCAGCAAGATCTGCTTCCAATTTGGAAGGGAGTAGGTTCCGTATTCTTACCTGAAACAGTACTCGCTTGGGTTACGGATAAGGAAGCGCAAGAGAACGGAGATCAATTCCTTTTATTAAAGAACAGAACCTCCGGAGGATCCGTCAAGGCCTACCTATGCCAAGGATTCGAATGCGATCTGCCTGTAAGTGACTGGGCGCAGTTAAGAGAAAAACTGGTTTAG
- a CDS encoding TolC family protein encodes MPRLSVIPLLRKFYLRLLLVGAFSMPSVSFAQDFESSLQNQPRIVKLTLREAVNFVLDNNITVKNAKMDFVKADTAELKNLSQYAWTLVGSFSKTKTTLPSNNNNVLSGQKISNDRIAMGFQKQFQTQTFFSMELSHTRFDSNAFETAAAAARLGAVGPLLAAPPQYTDALTVTLAQEFLKYSFGATEKDRQKVLKQNAVIRRDELVDILSQLVVKTLVDYWTLSVYDSQVATFEKLEKNTRNIRDLTIRKRNLGLSESFEVNQWTSALTQTENSLERARLARSESERNLIRILNVDPSSKVAGITDLHEKVPTDINPERDYKYALDHRIDLRNLARQREIAEVELRIKQAEDMPSLRVTGSYSTRGQTFLNPMQNYVNPETGMMSFRYPEKTLGIALSYPLFDIGIKTDIRDAKLKMDTLIKQEVDLKAQIKEELENRYNSIVAGAELLETANRRRDEAEKFYQGVQLRFSQGRFTAVVVKSALDGLIQAELQVAQARINFNIDIVRYDLARNYIFEKFGVNIKQIVDELSKTDLESVVSQPGK; translated from the coding sequence ATGCCCAGGCTTTCAGTTATTCCTTTGTTAAGGAAATTCTATCTACGGCTCTTGCTAGTCGGAGCCTTTAGCATGCCTTCCGTTTCTTTCGCGCAGGATTTTGAAAGCTCTCTTCAAAACCAACCGAGGATCGTAAAACTCACCTTGAGAGAAGCGGTCAATTTCGTTCTAGATAACAATATCACAGTCAAGAACGCGAAAATGGATTTCGTGAAAGCGGACACTGCCGAGTTAAAAAATCTATCTCAATATGCATGGACGCTGGTCGGCTCTTTTTCGAAAACAAAAACAACATTACCGAGTAACAATAATAACGTATTAAGCGGTCAAAAAATTTCCAACGACCGTATTGCTATGGGATTCCAAAAGCAATTCCAGACCCAGACCTTCTTCAGTATGGAATTGAGCCATACACGTTTCGACTCGAACGCATTCGAGACTGCTGCAGCTGCAGCACGATTGGGAGCAGTTGGTCCTCTACTCGCGGCTCCTCCTCAATATACAGACGCATTGACTGTGACCCTTGCCCAGGAATTCTTAAAGTATTCCTTTGGAGCAACTGAGAAGGACAGACAGAAGGTCCTGAAGCAAAATGCAGTCATTCGTAGAGATGAGTTAGTAGATATCCTTTCCCAACTCGTAGTAAAGACCCTGGTGGATTATTGGACCCTAAGCGTTTACGACTCTCAAGTGGCTACATTTGAGAAGCTCGAAAAGAACACTAGAAATATTAGGGATCTTACGATCCGTAAGAGAAACCTGGGACTCTCCGAATCTTTCGAAGTAAACCAGTGGACCAGTGCTCTTACCCAAACTGAAAACAGTTTAGAAAGAGCGAGACTTGCTAGATCGGAATCAGAACGAAATCTGATCCGAATACTGAACGTGGATCCAAGCTCTAAAGTAGCTGGGATCACTGATCTGCACGAAAAAGTGCCTACGGATATAAATCCGGAAAGAGACTATAAGTACGCTCTGGATCATAGAATCGATCTAAGGAACCTGGCTCGTCAAAGAGAGATTGCAGAAGTTGAACTTAGGATCAAACAGGCGGAGGATATGCCTTCCCTCAGAGTTACTGGAAGTTACTCTACAAGAGGACAGACCTTCCTCAATCCGATGCAGAACTACGTGAATCCTGAAACAGGAATGATGTCTTTTCGTTATCCTGAAAAGACCTTAGGAATCGCTCTTTCTTATCCGCTATTTGATATCGGGATCAAAACAGATATCAGAGATGCGAAATTAAAGATGGATACTCTTATCAAGCAAGAAGTCGATCTCAAGGCTCAGATCAAGGAAGAGCTAGAGAACAGATATAATTCCATTGTTGCAGGTGCAGAACTATTAGAAACAGCTAATAGACGAAGAGACGAGGCTGAGAAATTCTACCAAGGCGTTCAATTGAGATTCAGCCAGGGTCGATTCACAGCTGTAGTAGTGAAATCTGCTTTGGACGGACTGATCCAAGCGGAACTACAAGTAGCGCAGGCAAGAATTAACTTTAATATAGATATCGTCCGTTATGATCTAGCAAGAAACTATATCTTCGAAAAATTCGGAGTGAATATCAAGCAAATCGTGGACGAGCTTTCCAAAACGGATTTAGAATCCGTTGTTTCCCAACCCGGAAAATAA
- a CDS encoding cytochrome-c peroxidase, translating into MNRFFFILVSILAFFPLSGCKDKRPNPDLEKFVVKNVIHPSNNPFNEDKVELGKILYFDPRLSYKEDVSCASCHNSASPSEGFPRNKIHNSAPSLTNVALYKDVFKDPEAIELEDIVKEKVHSSLVLRDEAKTVQRLSSIQGYRELFNRAFGTPEITLDRIVLSLSTFQRTIVSKNSSFDRFVMGEETALTPAQIRGWNIFQNKAKCVQCHHGPNFSDSELHATGLPGIKDKVRTPTLRDVSKKKLFMHNGAFGSLEDTVNHFAEGGHAKGLRDPLLKPAELSDQDKKDLIEFLKALEGEPIQWEIPSIPKA; encoded by the coding sequence ATGAATCGTTTCTTTTTCATTCTTGTTTCGATTCTGGCCTTCTTCCCTCTTTCCGGATGCAAGGACAAACGTCCGAATCCGGATCTTGAAAAATTCGTAGTTAAGAATGTGATTCATCCCAGCAATAACCCTTTCAACGAAGACAAGGTAGAATTGGGAAAGATTTTATATTTTGATCCTCGTCTTTCTTATAAGGAAGATGTGAGTTGCGCAAGCTGCCATAATTCCGCGTCACCTTCCGAAGGATTTCCAAGAAATAAGATCCATAACTCGGCTCCTTCTTTGACAAACGTTGCCTTGTACAAGGACGTGTTCAAGGATCCAGAAGCGATCGAGTTAGAAGATATCGTTAAGGAAAAGGTACATTCTTCTCTCGTATTGAGAGATGAAGCTAAGACAGTGCAAAGGCTTTCCTCCATCCAAGGTTATAGGGAGCTTTTCAATCGCGCATTCGGAACTCCTGAAATAACCTTGGACAGGATCGTACTTTCTCTTTCCACATTCCAAAGAACGATCGTAAGCAAAAATTCCAGTTTTGATCGATTCGTTATGGGAGAAGAGACTGCATTGACTCCCGCACAGATCCGCGGTTGGAATATTTTTCAGAACAAGGCTAAATGCGTTCAATGTCACCATGGCCCGAACTTCTCCGATTCTGAACTGCATGCGACCGGGCTTCCTGGGATTAAGGATAAGGTCAGAACTCCTACATTAAGAGATGTTAGTAAAAAGAAACTTTTCATGCACAATGGAGCCTTCGGTTCACTTGAGGATACTGTGAATCATTTTGCAGAAGGCGGGCATGCCAAAGGTCTCCGCGATCCTTTATTGAAGCCGGCAGAGCTTTCCGATCAAGACAAGAAAGACCTAATCGAATTCTTGAAAGCATTAGAAGGAGAACCCATCCAGTGGGAAATTCCTTCTATTCCAAAAGCTTAA
- a CDS encoding NAD(P)/FAD-dependent oxidoreductase, giving the protein MAKKNILILGGGYAGIIAANRLARKKKDLQITLLTANPNFVEKIRNHQIIAGNLNKIHSIRSLLHKKVNLVLAKATRIEPEKNRVILENGETLNYDFLGYTPGMRNADLGTSKENYYSIVNPEDCATLKKNIEQSSSPRITVLGAGLTGIETATELAETYPNARITLLDSGSVGKSFSSIGGEYIKKVLSELKIALVEGSKAEVLEADHIRTANGSMYFHDYCVTSVGFIASNLGAESGLDHLPNGQVILDEYMQVPEYSNILGAGDAVKPRGEQYSHLRMACATALPMGIYMAERIAGILGLKTSLGNSPFAMAYVVRCVSLGRDKGIVQAVSQYDHPVEKIWTGKIAAFVKETICKITVFSCKMEKYFDFYPYPKLKQSAENKEQELFAVNAK; this is encoded by the coding sequence ATGGCAAAGAAGAATATTCTAATCTTAGGCGGAGGCTACGCAGGAATTATCGCAGCAAACCGTTTGGCCCGGAAGAAGAAGGATCTGCAAATCACTCTCCTTACCGCAAATCCGAATTTTGTAGAGAAGATCAGAAACCATCAGATTATCGCAGGGAACCTGAACAAGATTCACTCGATCCGAAGCTTATTGCATAAGAAGGTAAATCTAGTATTAGCAAAGGCAACTCGGATAGAGCCTGAAAAGAATCGAGTCATCTTAGAGAACGGAGAAACTCTGAACTATGATTTTCTAGGCTATACTCCTGGAATGAGAAACGCGGACCTAGGTACTTCGAAAGAGAACTATTACTCGATCGTAAATCCGGAGGACTGCGCTACTTTGAAAAAGAATATAGAGCAATCCTCATCTCCAAGGATCACAGTATTAGGTGCAGGGCTCACTGGAATAGAGACCGCAACAGAATTGGCAGAAACCTATCCGAATGCACGGATTACTCTCTTAGATTCAGGATCTGTAGGAAAATCCTTTTCCTCTATCGGAGGAGAATACATTAAAAAAGTATTAAGTGAGTTGAAGATTGCCTTGGTTGAAGGCAGCAAAGCAGAGGTTCTGGAAGCGGATCATATTCGAACAGCGAACGGAAGTATGTATTTTCACGATTATTGCGTAACTTCTGTAGGATTCATCGCTTCTAACCTGGGAGCAGAATCCGGCTTGGATCATCTTCCGAACGGACAGGTGATTTTGGATGAATATATGCAAGTTCCCGAATATTCCAATATCTTAGGCGCTGGGGACGCAGTAAAGCCGAGAGGAGAACAGTATTCTCATCTCAGAATGGCCTGTGCCACCGCACTCCCGATGGGAATATACATGGCAGAAAGGATCGCAGGAATTCTGGGATTGAAAACTTCTCTCGGAAATTCTCCGTTTGCTATGGCCTATGTTGTTCGTTGCGTAAGTCTCGGAAGGGATAAAGGGATTGTGCAAGCTGTTTCCCAATATGATCATCCTGTAGAAAAAATTTGGACCGGAAAGATTGCCGCTTTTGTCAAAGAAACGATTTGTAAAATCACGGTATTCTCCTGCAAAATGGAGAAATATTTCGACTTCTATCCGTATCCAAAATTGAAGCAAAGCGCAGAGAATAAAGAACAAGAGCTCTTCGCAGTAAACGCAAAATGA
- a CDS encoding sigma-70 family RNA polymerase sigma factor, with the protein MTNQEKLNQFIEHKGLVFGIAYRMTGSVTDAEDIVQESFLRWEKTRETNIKSPKAFLSTIAARLSLDSLRKAKRKRETYIGPWLPEPMAPASPEEEPDSQTLDLAFLHILEKLNPIERAVFLLRETFEMEYDSISKVVDKSTENCRQILKRAKEALKTSRRRYEANPETRKKIFRDFLLAASKGKPELLVPFLKEEIVIWSDGGGKVNAARIPIYGQEKVSHFLNRVRANPLRHQLDFYFTFVNEAEALIGYSGDEPAYFQNFLIEEEGIWKIMTVLNPDKLTVFKNKQELLDKGLIFPLENFLLFPNSYRKGVPKWLNPVVKLVKWAVSK; encoded by the coding sequence ATGACGAACCAAGAAAAGTTAAACCAGTTCATCGAGCATAAGGGACTCGTCTTCGGGATCGCCTACAGAATGACTGGGAGCGTTACAGATGCGGAAGATATAGTCCAGGAAAGCTTCCTTCGCTGGGAAAAGACAAGGGAGACGAATATTAAATCTCCTAAAGCATTTCTCTCTACGATCGCCGCGAGGCTTTCCTTGGATTCTCTTCGAAAAGCAAAGAGAAAAAGGGAGACTTATATCGGTCCCTGGTTGCCGGAGCCAATGGCTCCGGCCTCTCCGGAGGAGGAACCTGATTCCCAGACTTTGGACCTTGCCTTCTTGCATATATTAGAAAAATTGAATCCAATAGAAAGAGCCGTTTTTCTTCTTAGAGAAACATTCGAAATGGAATACGATTCTATCTCCAAGGTGGTCGATAAATCCACGGAGAATTGCCGACAGATCCTAAAAAGAGCAAAGGAAGCATTAAAGACCAGCCGCAGAAGATACGAGGCAAATCCTGAAACTAGAAAGAAGATCTTTAGGGATTTCCTACTTGCAGCATCCAAAGGAAAACCGGAGCTACTTGTTCCCTTCTTAAAAGAAGAGATAGTGATCTGGTCAGATGGCGGAGGAAAAGTGAACGCTGCCAGAATCCCAATTTACGGACAAGAGAAAGTTTCTCATTTCCTGAATCGTGTTCGAGCAAATCCACTTCGCCATCAATTGGATTTCTATTTTACGTTCGTAAACGAAGCCGAAGCATTGATCGGTTACTCAGGAGATGAACCTGCGTATTTTCAGAACTTTCTCATAGAAGAAGAAGGTATCTGGAAGATCATGACTGTATTGAATCCGGATAAACTTACTGTTTTTAAGAATAAGCAAGAGCTCTTAGACAAAGGATTAATTTTTCCTTTGGAAAACTTTCTTCTGTTTCCGAATTCCTATCGAAAGGGAGTCCCGAAATGGCTGAACCCTGTAGTTAAGCTAGTCAAGTGGGCTGTTTCCAAATAA
- a CDS encoding alpha/beta fold hydrolase has translation METTVENQSTTEKKPTGFFSSKLGKIAYWVEGKGKPIILLHSAGHDHQDFESILPGLSAKYKVISIDWPGHGMSPNPEPASSASAVEYAKIIPDLVNELAPEGAILIGNSIGGFASLQLALRKPELVKGLILVDSGGMNEPTWVTRNFSALKGKVWFTSLVWNFFPNQYLKVKNRYTQSILSRIKERENIEGAKEVNAAIWKSFLDERHDLREKVTQIKAPTLIVWGEFDPVIESKIATELHEKIKGSQIALLKTGHVPFAEDPNAFLKVALPFLQTVY, from the coding sequence ATGGAAACAACTGTCGAGAACCAATCAACCACTGAGAAGAAGCCCACTGGATTCTTCTCATCTAAATTAGGCAAGATCGCTTATTGGGTAGAAGGAAAAGGAAAGCCAATCATACTACTTCACTCAGCAGGGCATGATCACCAAGACTTTGAATCGATACTTCCTGGGCTTTCGGCTAAGTACAAAGTGATCTCAATCGATTGGCCTGGACATGGAATGTCTCCCAATCCGGAGCCTGCGTCTTCTGCATCCGCAGTTGAATACGCAAAGATCATTCCTGATCTAGTAAACGAACTCGCACCCGAAGGAGCAATCCTAATAGGAAACTCTATCGGAGGATTTGCTTCTCTACAGTTAGCGCTTCGAAAACCTGAATTAGTAAAAGGACTGATCCTTGTAGATTCTGGAGGAATGAACGAACCAACTTGGGTGACTAGAAACTTCTCCGCACTCAAAGGCAAAGTTTGGTTCACGAGTCTTGTTTGGAATTTCTTTCCGAATCAATACCTCAAGGTAAAGAATCGATACACTCAATCCATTCTATCAAGAATAAAAGAAAGAGAAAATATAGAAGGTGCTAAGGAAGTCAATGCAGCGATATGGAAAAGCTTCTTAGACGAAAGACATGATCTAAGAGAAAAGGTAACTCAAATCAAGGCCCCTACTCTGATCGTCTGGGGAGAATTCGATCCAGTCATCGAGTCTAAGATCGCGACCGAATTGCATGAGAAGATCAAAGGATCTCAGATAGCCTTACTAAAAACCGGACACGTTCCCTTTGCGGAAGATCCTAACGCGTTTTTGAAAGTAGCACTTCCCTTCTTGCAAACCGTTTATTAA
- a CDS encoding Crp/Fnr family transcriptional regulator, with protein sequence MIYETVNSVSPIPKEIWSKAGSLYSIRHLEYGDYFVKQGANATEFAFVFSGVLREYYLTNQGNEYIKSFNFPGEFTGSYFDLLSNQPSTCTIRAITDCKLAVAKFSEFRKLFSQDIAWERLGRRFAELLFLKKAKREYELLALDAEGRYESLLQSYPNIEELVPQYHIAAYLGITPVSLSRIKSKRKSEK encoded by the coding sequence ATGATCTACGAGACCGTAAATTCGGTTTCTCCAATACCTAAGGAGATTTGGTCCAAGGCTGGAAGCTTGTACTCGATTCGCCATTTAGAATACGGAGATTACTTCGTAAAACAAGGAGCGAACGCGACAGAGTTTGCTTTCGTATTCTCCGGAGTATTAAGAGAATACTATCTCACCAACCAAGGAAACGAGTATATCAAGAGCTTTAATTTTCCTGGCGAATTCACAGGCTCTTATTTTGATCTTCTTTCTAACCAACCTTCCACCTGCACGATCCGAGCGATCACAGATTGCAAACTCGCAGTGGCAAAGTTTTCAGAATTCAGAAAACTGTTCTCCCAAGACATTGCCTGGGAAAGATTGGGTCGAAGATTCGCAGAACTTCTCTTCTTAAAAAAAGCAAAGAGAGAATACGAACTCTTGGCCCTGGATGCAGAAGGAAGATATGAGTCCTTATTGCAAAGCTATCCGAATATTGAAGAGCTGGTGCCACAGTATCATATTGCAGCTTATCTGGGAATCACTCCTGTTTCTCTGAGTCGGATCAAGTCCAAGAGAAAGAGCGAAAAATAG